The bacterium genome contains the following window.
TCCCGACCCTCCTCGCGGCGGCAGCCGTCGCCCTCCTCTCGGCGGGGTGCGGCGCCGAGGGCGAGACGATTCTGACCGTCGGCGGGAACACATATACCATCGGCGATCTCGCCGACCACTACGCCCACCTGGACCCCTCAACCCGTCCCATCATCTCCAACTACGAGGACGCCCGGGATTACCTCACCGCCTTCAGCAACAAGGTGCTCCTGGAGACGGCGGCGCGGGAGGCGGGATACTACGAGAACCCCATGACGGTGTCCGAGTTCGAAATCTGGCGCCGGGGACGCCTCATCTCCGCCCTCCAGCAGCAGGTGACCGCCGACGTCACCATCACCGAGCAGGAGCTCAACTCGTGGGTGCAGCGTTTCCTCTCCGAGGGGGTTTACTTCAGTCTGATCCAGTTCGCCAGCCAGGCCGAGGCCCAGGCGGGCTACGAGCGGCTCAAGGCCGGCGAGGATTTCGGCAAGGTGGCCCGGGAGACCTTCTACATAAAGGGCCCCGGCGACATCTTTCTGACCCAGGCGGGCGGAGCGAGCGAATCGCCGTTGCAGTGGAGCCCCTCCCGCCGCAACGAGGTCATCTTCGGCCTCGAGGAGGGCCGGTTCTCCGAACCCGTGTTTTACGACCTCCACAACGAGTGGGTGTACTACATCTTTCTCAACCGCGGTCCGGCTCCGAAGGACGACTTCGCCGTCACCGACGACGACGAGATACGCCCCCGCCTGCGCCAGGAGATGCTCTTCGAGCGCTCCAAGGAGAAATGGGAAGCGTACATGGCGGACCTGCGCTCCCGGGCGACCATCGAGGTCAACCAGGACCTCCTGGACCAGCTCGACGCCATCCTGGAGGACGTCTACCAACGGTCCACCGACGGAAGTCTGATAGCGAGCCGCAACACACTGCTCTCCATCACGCCCGAGGACCTCGTCGGCCTGGGCTCCACCATGGCCCAGCCCACCGCCTTCGCCCGGGATATAGCGAACCGGGCGAACGAGCGTCGCATGATGTTCACCGATTCCCTCTCGCCCTTCTTTCAGGAGCACCGGAACGACTTCCTGGTGAAGGTGAACGGGGAGAGCGTCCCGTTGAGGTACTGCACCCAGAACGTCCTGTTGTGGCTCCCCATTGACGATACCCGGCTCCTGCGACCCGAGTCCCGCCGGGAGCTCCTCCAGCGATTCGTGGACACGAGCGTCAACGACCAACTGGCCCTGCAGGAGGCCGTGGAGCTCGGTCTGGACACGAAGGAACCCCTCGCCTCCAAGATCACCCGGAAACAGGACGAGATAGCGGTCACCCTCTTCCGCCAGGAGCGCTTCCTCGCCACCCAGCCCCGGCCCACCGAGGAGGAGGTCCGTCTCCGCTACGAGGAAACCATAGACCGATTCGTTTACGACCTGAGGATGGCCTACTACCTCGCCGTTCTCCCCGACCGCGACCGGGCGGAGGAGCTGCGGGCGCTTCTGGTGGACGAGGCCAACTTCGATTCCCAGGTCGAGTCCATCGTGAGCCTGGCCGAGCTGGAGACCAGGGCCCCCGGCGAGCCGCTGGCCCACAGCCCCGAAGAGCTCCTGCGCATCATCATCCGCGACGAGTCCCTGGACAAGAAGACCGCCAACATCCACCAGTCCGTCGAGATTGACGAGGCGGACGACTACCTCCTGCCCGGTTTCGAGCACGAAAAGGGGTGGATCAGCCCGGTCATCGAGGGCGAGCGCGACGGGGTGACGGGCTACGGCATCCTCTACGTCCTGGACATCCTGCAGCCGTCCGACCGCACCCTGGAGAACGACCCCACCCTCTACGACTACCTCGTGGAGGAGCTGATGCGCGAGGCGGAGCCCGGGCTCTTCGACCGGTTCATCGAGGAGCTCAAGAAAAGCTACCCCGTGGTTTACGACGAGGATCTCGTGGAAGACCTCTTCGACGCCCTCTTGGATGCGTCGCGAACCGTACCGGAGGCCTGACGTGCACCGCCCGTTGACGCTGTTCTTTGCCGCCCTGTTCGTCCTCGCCGGCTGCGGCGGGGAGGAGGGCGACGAGGATGTCATCGCCACCGTCCAGGGGGAGAGGATCACCCGGGAGGAGGCCTGGGAGCTGATGGGGGCCGACCCGGGCACGCCGATCCCCGAGGAGGTGGTGGACCGCCTGATAACGCGCCGCCTGGTGCTCCGGGAGGCCCTGGATCTGGGCATCACCGTACCAGACGAGAAGGTGGAGCGTATCTACCAGGCCCTGGCGGCCAACGACGAGGTCATCCTCGCCGGCGGTCCGGCGGCCCGGATGCGGGAGCAGAAGCTCCGCGAAAAGGTGCGCGAGGATCTACTCTACGAGGCCGTGGTCGGCCAGGAGGTCCTCGACCGGATTCAGGTCACCGAGGCGGAGATCGCCGCGTACTACCAGGAACACGCCGCCGAGCTCGACGACCGGCCGCTGAAGTTCCACCAGATAGTGACCGCCGACCTCGAGAGCGCCGACGCGGTCCTCGCCCGTCTCGAGGCGGGGGAGGACTTCGAGGAGCTGGCCCGTTCGCTCTCCATAGCGCCCGAGGGTCCCGCGGGGGGGCTGGTCGAGGTGACGGGCCCCGAGGACCTGCCCCAGACCCTGGCGGCGGCGCTCGAAGGCCTGAAGGTCGGAGAGATTTCCGGGCCGGTCCAGACCGACTACGGCTTCCACCTCCTTATGATCCGGGAGGAGCCGGAGGAGGAGACGGTTCCGCCGCTGGCCCTCGTCCGGGACCGGATCCACGACATCCTCTTCGAGGAGAAAAGCGCTTCGGAGCGCGAGAAATGGCTCGCCGGCCTGTGGGCCAAGGCCGAGGAGACCATCTGGCGCGCGCCCCGGGAGGAACCGGAAGGGTAATGCGCATCGCACCCATCGTTCTCGTGACCCTGGCCGTCGCGGTGTCCGCCGCCGAGGTGCTGGACCGCATCGCCGTCGTGGTCGCCGACGAGCCCATCCTGGCCTCGGAAATCCAGGGGACGGTGCAGAACTACCTGGCACAGATCGGCGCGCGACCCTCGCCCGACGAACTCGACCTGTTGACCAAGCAGGTTTTCGCCCAACTGGTGGCCAACCGTGTGTTCGTCCAGGAGGCCGAGCGCCGGGGGATAACGATAACCTACGCCCAGCTCGACTCCCTGGTCGCCAAGCAGTTCACCCAGGCGCGCTCCGCCTACGCCTCCGAAGAGGAGTTCACCGCCGCGATCGCGGGGGTCGGCCTCACCGTGGACAAACTCGAGGACCTCTACCGCACGCAGGCCCGGGAAGATTACCTCATCTCCCAGCTCATGCAGGAGTACTACTCGGCCCGGATCAACATCACCGAAGAGGACATAGACGACTACCTGGCGCTGTACGAGTCGGATGAGGGGAGCCGGGTCGTCTACACCCTGCGCCACGTCACGGCCTACGTGCGGCCCGGGGCGGCCACCGAGGGCGAGGTCGAGGCCCTGGCGGCGCGCATCGCCGGTCTCGCCCGCCGCGGCGGCGACTTCTTCGCCCTCGCCGACACCTACTCCGACGTCCCCGCCGATCTGGGCGTCGTCGAGCGGGGCTTCCTCGAGGAGCCCCTGGACCGGGCACTCTTCTCCCTGGCCCCGGGGGAGGTCTCCGACCCCGTCCGCACCAAATACGGCTGGCACGTGGCCAAGGTCCTCGAGCGCCTGGACGAGAATCACGTCCGCGCGGCCCACATCCAGCTCAACGTCCGGCCCACCTCCGACGACGAGGCGAGGACCTACGAGGCGCTGGACGCCGTCCGCCGGCTGCTCGAACGCGACCCCCGGGCCGACGTCTCCGACACCGGCTACGAGGACATCCTCGAGGTGGAGGTACGGCAGACGGCCCAGAGCGTCATCGAGACCACCAACGCCCCCCTGGGGGCGGAGCTGGCGGGCATGGCTGCGGGGGGCGTGTCCTCCGCCTACGGGGTGAGCGGCGGCCTGCGCGTCACCCAGCTCGTGGATCGGACCGAGCGCCGGGAGATGACCCGCGAGGAGGCCGAGGCGGCCATCTACTCCCAGAGGACGCAGGAGAAGCAGACCGTGTGGGTCACCGAGCTCATCGCCAAGACCTACATAGACGTGAAGCTGCCGGAATTGCGGGGCATCCTCGACGCCGGCCCGGGCCAGCGCTGACCGCCGTACACCCCGCCGTATCATTGCTCCCTGTAGGGCGGCCCCTCGAACAAATTTCGTAGGGGCCG
Protein-coding sequences here:
- a CDS encoding peptidyl-prolyl cis-trans isomerase, coding for MHRPLTLFFAALFVLAGCGGEEGDEDVIATVQGERITREEAWELMGADPGTPIPEEVVDRLITRRLVLREALDLGITVPDEKVERIYQALAANDEVILAGGPAARMREQKLREKVREDLLYEAVVGQEVLDRIQVTEAEIAAYYQEHAAELDDRPLKFHQIVTADLESADAVLARLEAGEDFEELARSLSIAPEGPAGGLVEVTGPEDLPQTLAAALEGLKVGEISGPVQTDYGFHLLMIREEPEEETVPPLALVRDRIHDILFEEKSASEREKWLAGLWAKAEETIWRAPREEPEG
- a CDS encoding peptidylprolyl isomerase: MRIAPIVLVTLAVAVSAAEVLDRIAVVVADEPILASEIQGTVQNYLAQIGARPSPDELDLLTKQVFAQLVANRVFVQEAERRGITITYAQLDSLVAKQFTQARSAYASEEEFTAAIAGVGLTVDKLEDLYRTQAREDYLISQLMQEYYSARINITEEDIDDYLALYESDEGSRVVYTLRHVTAYVRPGAATEGEVEALAARIAGLARRGGDFFALADTYSDVPADLGVVERGFLEEPLDRALFSLAPGEVSDPVRTKYGWHVAKVLERLDENHVRAAHIQLNVRPTSDDEARTYEALDAVRRLLERDPRADVSDTGYEDILEVEVRQTAQSVIETTNAPLGAELAGMAAGGVSSAYGVSGGLRVTQLVDRTERREMTREEAEAAIYSQRTQEKQTVWVTELIAKTYIDVKLPELRGILDAGPGQR